The Phytohabitans houttuyneae genome has a segment encoding these proteins:
- a CDS encoding O-antigen ligase family protein, translating into MEGTAPRTDLTGRLSRWLGLALVVLLGTLLVWVLFETWIQVQLSTAVEDAEGNLLADGPDWPKTVKNGLYFALLGLTFLKVAVDRRWRDFRTPADIAIVVLGVVLVLAGLFGDSPIGLIGESGWVYLRGAIVFYAWRAADPDRRRVRTVLIVVGVVVGLNALIAIWQTLAGPTSYQNLGWINMTWARINRAHALLDHPNHLGHLLALTMLGIFAYMASRTKVHWRWWAAFLLLTIALSATQSRESTLGFVAGVAVICVLRRGKWAAAAICVTLVLGFAAAQLAVSPENRAELARRLAGVASAFNLGSGEEPDNACVETRTDCGEDREKIPEREVRVLYAQQGVELWLKRPLLGYGVGQFGGIVAYEHDPLWYQDSRFGPDGFRLYGSNEKQVDSFWLHLLVETGALGALAYLAWLFLLIAPIVRAVWRRGLAVHPFGWWAPAAMMFAILVACLAPSLEDPLFPAQLFTILGLAWVWWRRGTLVSSGSPAIPERTEERE; encoded by the coding sequence CTGGGCACCCTCCTGGTGTGGGTGCTCTTCGAGACCTGGATCCAGGTCCAGCTCTCCACAGCGGTGGAGGACGCCGAGGGCAACCTGCTCGCCGACGGGCCGGACTGGCCCAAGACGGTGAAGAACGGGCTCTATTTCGCGCTCCTCGGGCTCACCTTCCTCAAGGTCGCGGTCGATCGGCGGTGGCGTGACTTCCGCACCCCGGCCGACATCGCGATCGTGGTGCTCGGCGTGGTGCTGGTGCTCGCCGGCCTGTTCGGCGACTCGCCGATCGGGCTGATCGGCGAGTCCGGCTGGGTCTACCTGCGCGGCGCCATCGTCTTCTACGCGTGGCGGGCCGCCGACCCCGACCGCAGGCGCGTGCGCACCGTGCTCATCGTCGTGGGCGTCGTCGTCGGCCTCAACGCGCTGATCGCCATCTGGCAGACCCTCGCCGGCCCGACCAGCTACCAGAACCTCGGCTGGATCAACATGACGTGGGCCCGGATCAACCGGGCGCACGCGCTGCTCGACCACCCCAACCACCTCGGCCACCTGCTCGCGCTCACGATGCTCGGCATCTTCGCGTACATGGCCTCGCGCACGAAGGTGCACTGGCGGTGGTGGGCCGCGTTCCTGCTGCTGACCATCGCGCTCTCGGCGACCCAGTCCCGCGAGTCGACACTCGGCTTCGTCGCCGGCGTCGCGGTGATCTGCGTACTGCGCCGCGGCAAGTGGGCCGCCGCCGCGATCTGCGTCACGCTGGTGCTCGGCTTCGCCGCCGCCCAGCTCGCCGTCAGCCCGGAAAACCGGGCCGAGCTGGCCCGCCGCCTCGCCGGTGTGGCGAGCGCGTTCAACCTCGGCAGCGGCGAGGAGCCGGACAACGCCTGCGTCGAGACGCGGACCGACTGCGGCGAGGACCGGGAGAAGATCCCGGAGCGCGAGGTGCGCGTCCTGTACGCCCAGCAGGGTGTCGAGCTGTGGCTCAAGCGGCCGCTGCTCGGGTACGGCGTGGGCCAGTTCGGTGGCATCGTGGCGTACGAGCACGACCCGCTGTGGTACCAGGACAGCCGCTTCGGCCCCGACGGCTTCCGGCTGTACGGCTCGAACGAGAAGCAGGTCGACTCCTTCTGGCTGCACCTGCTCGTGGAGACCGGCGCGCTCGGCGCCCTCGCGTACCTGGCCTGGCTCTTCCTGCTCATCGCACCGATCGTGCGGGCGGTGTGGCGGCGCGGCCTCGCGGTGCACCCCTTCGGCTGGTGGGCGCCGGCCGCGATGATGTTCGCCATCCTGGTGGCCTGCCTGGCGCCCTCGTTGGAGGATCCGCTCTTCCCCGCGCAGCTGTTCACCATCCTGGGCCTGGCCTGGGTGTGGTGGCGGCGTGGCACGCTAGTGTCTTCGGGATCACCGGCAATTCCCGAGAGGACCGAAGAACGTGAGTGA
- a CDS encoding Gfo/Idh/MocA family protein: MSDAVALVGFGYWGPNLARNLQAHAGDRWRYLVELSPERAAKAAGLYPNVTVTDDLAAVLDDPEVGMAVVATPAATHAPLTRRLLEAGKHVLVEKPLALSSADAVALARLADQRERVLMVGHTFEYVPAVRKMKELVDADAFGDLLYLHSQRLNLGRIQSDINAFWSIGPHDVSIANFLVGQRPEWAAAEGARYLNKDVEDVAFVTVGYPGGVLAHMHVSWLDPSKTRRTTVVGSKQMLVYDDMDADAKLRVYDKGADKVFEDEYGAWQYRLRDGVVTVPELEKAEPLGVELRHFLECADTGTRPRTDGWNGVDVVAVLEAVDASLRAGGAQVKVEAGER, encoded by the coding sequence GTGAGTGATGCCGTCGCACTGGTCGGCTTCGGCTACTGGGGGCCCAACCTGGCCCGCAACCTGCAGGCCCACGCCGGCGACCGGTGGCGCTACCTGGTCGAGCTGTCGCCCGAGCGGGCTGCGAAGGCGGCCGGGCTGTACCCGAACGTGACCGTCACCGACGACCTGGCCGCCGTGCTCGACGACCCCGAGGTCGGCATGGCCGTGGTCGCCACGCCGGCGGCCACCCACGCGCCGCTCACCCGGCGGCTGCTGGAGGCGGGCAAGCACGTCCTGGTCGAAAAGCCGCTCGCGCTCTCCAGCGCCGACGCGGTGGCGCTGGCCCGCCTCGCCGACCAGCGCGAGCGGGTGCTGATGGTCGGGCACACCTTCGAGTACGTGCCGGCCGTGCGCAAGATGAAGGAGCTCGTCGACGCGGACGCGTTCGGCGACCTGCTCTACCTGCACTCGCAGCGGCTCAACCTCGGGCGCATCCAGAGCGACATCAACGCGTTCTGGTCGATCGGACCGCACGACGTGTCGATCGCCAACTTCCTGGTCGGCCAGCGCCCCGAGTGGGCCGCCGCCGAGGGTGCGCGCTACCTGAACAAGGACGTCGAGGACGTGGCGTTCGTCACCGTCGGGTACCCGGGCGGCGTGCTCGCGCACATGCACGTGAGCTGGCTCGACCCGTCGAAGACCCGGCGCACCACCGTCGTGGGCAGCAAGCAGATGCTCGTGTACGACGACATGGACGCCGACGCCAAGCTGCGCGTGTACGACAAGGGCGCGGACAAGGTCTTCGAGGACGAGTACGGCGCGTGGCAGTACCGCCTGCGCGACGGCGTCGTCACCGTGCCCGAGCTGGAAAAGGCCGAGCCGCTCGGCGTGGAGCTGCGCCACTTCCTGGAGTGCGCCGACACCGGCACCCGCCCGCGCACCGACGGGTGGAACGGCGTCGACGTCGTGGCCGTGCTCGAGGCCGTCGACGCCTCGCTGCGCGCCGGCGGCGCCCAGGTGAAGGTCGAAGCCGGTGAGCGTTAG
- a CDS encoding acyltransferase: protein MSVSPLSVVAEGVVLGAGSTVEEFCIIGRSGPSSEKTAFGDGARLRSHTVVYAGVTAGAKFQTGHHVLIREHTTIGDDVSVGSLSVVEHTVRMGDRVRVHSHCFVPEFSVLEDDAWLGPRVTLTNAPFPRCPDVSKCIKGVHIGRAARIGANVTILPGVHIGERALIGAGAVVTKDVAPGAVVVGNAGRQVKTIDDLLCPAGLDHAPYPPVTHNPSLSES, encoded by the coding sequence GTGAGCGTTAGTCCACTCTCTGTCGTCGCCGAGGGCGTGGTGCTCGGCGCGGGGTCCACGGTCGAGGAGTTCTGCATCATCGGCCGGTCCGGTCCTTCCTCCGAGAAGACCGCCTTCGGTGACGGCGCCAGGCTGCGCAGCCACACCGTGGTCTACGCCGGCGTCACCGCGGGCGCGAAGTTCCAGACCGGCCACCACGTGCTGATCCGCGAGCACACGACGATCGGCGACGACGTCTCGGTCGGCTCGCTCTCCGTCGTGGAGCACACCGTCCGGATGGGCGACCGGGTACGCGTGCACTCGCACTGCTTCGTGCCCGAGTTCTCCGTCCTGGAGGACGATGCGTGGCTCGGCCCGCGGGTGACCCTCACCAACGCGCCGTTCCCGCGCTGCCCCGACGTGTCCAAGTGCATCAAGGGCGTCCACATCGGACGCGCGGCGCGCATCGGCGCCAACGTCACGATCCTGCCCGGCGTCCACATCGGCGAGCGCGCCCTCATCGGCGCCGGCGCCGTCGTCACCAAGGACGTCGCCCCCGGCGCCGTCGTGGTCGGCAACGCCGGCCGGCAGGTGAAGACCATCGACGACCTGCTGTGCCCCGCCGGGCTCGACCACGCTCCTTACCCACCTGTCACCCATAACCCATCGCTATCGGAGTCATGA
- a CDS encoding DegT/DnrJ/EryC1/StrS family aminotransferase, with protein MTTAVPLVDVKASYLRHKEAIDAGMREVVESTAFIQGPQLKAFEAEFAAFCGTRHAIGVGSGTAALHLALAAVGVGPGDVVAVPAHTFIATAEPITWLGATPRFVEIDPQTGAMDPVALKDAIDGVRAVLPVDIHGRPADLEQLSAVAASAGVPLIEDAAQSHGADVFKADGSVVRAGGWGIAACFSFYPGKNLGAFGDAGAITTNDDDFAAAVRKLRDHGRTTKYEHEIIGYAHRMDTLQAAVLSAKLTTLDADNARRVALMAAYEAELAGVGDLWFPPATLDRRSVFHHALLRTARRDALLAHLKEQGVGAGVHYPVPLHLQPAYASLGHKRGDLPLTEAWADECLSLPIYPELTDEQLARVVAAVKSFF; from the coding sequence ATGACCACCGCAGTACCGCTCGTCGACGTCAAGGCCTCCTACCTGCGCCACAAGGAGGCGATCGACGCCGGCATGCGCGAGGTCGTGGAGAGCACGGCGTTCATCCAGGGGCCGCAGCTGAAGGCGTTCGAGGCCGAGTTCGCGGCCTTCTGCGGCACCCGGCACGCGATCGGCGTCGGCTCCGGCACCGCCGCCCTGCACCTGGCGCTCGCCGCCGTGGGCGTGGGCCCGGGCGACGTGGTCGCGGTGCCCGCGCACACGTTCATCGCCACCGCCGAGCCGATCACCTGGCTGGGCGCGACGCCGCGGTTCGTCGAGATCGACCCGCAGACCGGCGCGATGGACCCGGTCGCTCTCAAGGACGCCATCGACGGGGTACGCGCGGTGCTGCCGGTCGACATCCACGGCCGCCCCGCCGACCTGGAGCAGCTCTCCGCGGTTGCCGCCTCGGCCGGCGTGCCGCTGATCGAGGACGCCGCCCAGTCGCACGGCGCCGACGTTTTCAAGGCCGACGGCAGCGTGGTGCGGGCCGGCGGCTGGGGGATCGCCGCCTGCTTCTCGTTCTACCCGGGCAAGAACCTCGGCGCCTTCGGCGACGCCGGCGCCATCACCACGAACGACGACGACTTCGCCGCCGCGGTGCGCAAGCTGCGCGACCACGGGCGCACCACCAAGTACGAGCACGAGATCATCGGGTACGCGCACCGCATGGACACCCTCCAGGCGGCCGTGCTGTCGGCGAAGCTGACGACGCTCGACGCGGACAACGCCCGGCGCGTGGCGCTGATGGCGGCCTACGAGGCCGAGCTGGCCGGGGTCGGCGACCTGTGGTTCCCGCCCGCGACGCTGGACCGCCGCAGCGTCTTCCACCACGCGCTGCTGCGTACGGCCCGCCGCGACGCGCTCCTCGCACACCTGAAGGAGCAGGGCGTCGGCGCCGGCGTGCACTACCCGGTGCCGCTGCACCTGCAGCCGGCGTACGCGTCGCTCGGCCACAAGCGCGGCGACCTGCCG